The DNA segment ACAGGTTGTATCGGCCTTCCTTACACATGCTACACTTGCCGCAGGACATTGTGACATCAGCGGTGACGGCGTCGCCCTGTGTAAAAAGTCCTTCTGGAACCTCAGAACCAAAGCTTGCGATGTGTCCAGACCATTCGTGCCCAGGCAGTACCGGGTACACAGTGTTTCCGTTCTTGATATATGGATGCTCGCCAGACAGGAGTTCTTCGTCTGAGGCACAGATGCCTACTGCGGCAACCTTGACAAGAATGTCCTCCGGGCCGGGAGTCGGGGTTGGGACCTCGGTGTATTCAATCTGCTCTGGTCCAGTAAAAAGTATGGCTTTCATAGTCTCTCCTGTTCCTGTGAATCACTGTAGTCATACGCGTTGAGGCGAAGCCGTTCGCCTTGCGCCATGAGGAATGGGGTACACGTTGGGGCATGTTCCTTGACGGAAGAAATGAAAGAGGCAGGGTCTCCGCCATGTTCGGCGAAGGTGCCAAAGTGGCAGGGGATGGCGAGAGAAAGATTGAGCAGGCCTGCGAGCTGCCCCCCTTCTGTGCCAGTGAGGTTCCCAAAGGCACCGTTCACGGAAAGTATGCCAACGTGAGGCTGAAATTTGTGCACTGTTCGGAAGATTTCCGGAGAAAAACCAGTGTCTCCACTGATGTAGATTCTGAGTCCCCGGTACTCGATGCCAAGGCCTATTGCTTCTGGAGCCATTGCGCCGTGGTCTGCGTCAAAGACGTATAAGGTCAGGTCGCGGTCCAGATGAAGCTCATCGCCAGGACTCAGTGCAGTGAGTCGCTGCGAG comes from the Desulfobaculum bizertense DSM 18034 genome and includes:
- a CDS encoding MBL fold metallo-hydrolase — encoded protein: MYQQSILPEDTMNLHQQLFSEHTPEDHLDIFWLGQAGFFFRTDAGLSLAVDPYLTDCGERIKNYKGFKRLTPKLIQPKDFCPRYVLSTHHHFDHLDYDAIPDIAAQGTSEFLAPESCCTLMHDEMGIDSQRLTALSPGDELHLDRDLTLYVFDADHGAMAPEAIGLGIEYRGLRIYISGDTGFSPEIFRTVHKFQPHVGILSVNGAFGNLTGTEGGQLAGLLNLSLAIPCHFGTFAEHGGDPASFISSVKEHAPTCTPFLMAQGERLRLNAYDYSDSQEQERL